The following is a genomic window from Halopelagius inordinatus.
ACGCACGACGTAGCGCCGTCGGCCGAAGCCGTCAGCGACGGCGGAGAGCATCCGAACGCCGACGGTGACGAATAGCCCGACGGGGCGGGACTGCGTTCGGTACGGCTGTCGCGTTCACCACCGGCAAGTAATCAGGACGTCGGATTCCCCATCGTCGACTCGTTCTACCTCGACCGTCACCGGCGTTTCCAGCCCGCACGCTAACCCGCCGCCGAGGAAGGACGCGACCGGATGGTCGAACCCCGTCGTATTCGGATAGCTGACGCCGGTAACGCCGACGGTAATCCGCTGCATCTCCTCGTCCAGTTCCGCGTCTGCGGCGCGAAGTAACTCGAACTGTTCGACGAGAGCGTCGCAGAGTTGAGCGACCCGCGTGTCGAGTCGGAGGTCGGCCTGGGCGGAGCGAGTCCGTTCGAACTCCGCGAGCATCCGCCCGGCGGTCGGAGTGAAAGCGACACCGCGGCGTCGACCGTCCTCGGGAACGACGAACGCGGAACGGAGGTCGTCGTCGGACGGTAGGTCGTACTCCGGCGACTGCGGAACGAACAGGCGGACTGGCGCTCTCGTCTCGGTGGCCACCGAGTCGACGGGGACGTACACCGCCACGTCCGCGAGGCCGAGTTCGTCTCGGATGGTCGAACCGGTCTCTCTGACCGCGTCGTACGCCGACCGACCGACGGTCGCGGGCATGACCGTATCCGGCGAGAGGAAGTACGTCAGGATAGAGCCGAAGACGCCGGTCGAACCGAGAGCGAGGAGGACGGTTCGCGCCGAGGGGAACGTGATACCCGCCGCGATGCCGACCAACCCGACGCCCAGCAACGCGATAGCCGTCTGTCGGTGCTGGAGCCGTTTTCCGCGGGCGTAGTCCTCTCTGAGTCGCTCGTTCTCGGCGCGTAACTCTTCGAGCCGCCGCTCCCGTTCGTCGCCGGTAGCCGGGTCGTCGGGCCTGCTTCCGTTGTCGTCGTTCGATTCGCTTCGTCCGTCTGCGGGCGGCTCAGTCGCCCGCTCGTCGGTCAAGCTCATTGGTGGTGTTCTCCCTCCGTCGGCCCGAATCTGACGTGTTCGCGCCTGTGCAGTACGTACGCGCTGACGGCGACGACGACCCACAGGCCCGCGGCGGCGTACCAGAGTCGATTGCCTTCAGACGCGACGTACCAGACGCCGCCGCCGAGGCCGACGTACGCGAGGAGCCAAGCCGCGCTCACCGCCGGTGACTCGTCCGCCGTCCAGAGCGACCCGGCGACGAGCAGACCCAACCCCGCCTCGACCCCGAGAAACGGTCCCAACGCCAGGGGTTCGGTGCCGACGACGAGTGCGACCTGTCCCGTCGCGAACGCGTACTCGACGGGGAGGACGACCCAGACGACGACGAGTCCCGCCGCCGCGATGACTCCGCTCACCCCGCCGCCGAGTACGAGCGCCGACGCCGCGACTCCGACGCCGAGGCACTCCAGCGCCGTCGACGGCCACGACGAGAGACCGGCGTCCGTCTCCGATTCGAACAACGACCGAACGCGGGCGGACATCTACCGAACACCTCCGGCGCGACGCCGTCCCGTTCCGTCGGTCGGTCGCCCGCTTGCGTTCCGACCGACACTGAGAATCGCCTCTATTCTGTCACCCGGTCCGACCTCGAACGCGGTGACGCCGTCCATGTTCGCGATCTTCTGTCGGAACTGTTCGAACTCCCGGTACCGTCGGTACGCGGACTTCGGGTCGGCGGACCGCGCGCCGTCGAACAGGACCGTCGGCGTCACGAACACCGCGACGTGCCCGTCGCCCCGCCGCGCGAGTTTCACGGTGTCGCGCAGACCTGCGCGGTCCGAGTCGTCGGTGACGAGTATCGTCCACGTCGAGCTTCGAAGTGTCGCCGCGTGCGCTTGAACCGTAGAGAACAGCGGTTGGGTTCCCAGTCGGCGGACGTAGGCGTCCCGCTCTGCGACGTACGGTCGGAGCGTCCGGTCGAACGGCGTCGTCCCCTCGGCGAACCGGTCGGCGAGCCGACGCGCCCGCGCGGTGTGCGTGAGGGTCTCTTGGTCGCCGTCCGCCGCCTCGGGATTCGAAGTCGGCGTCAGGTCGAGCAGACGCCGTCTCAACTCGTTGTAGTGTTCGGTGCCAGTGCCGAACTCCTGTTGGGCGGTCACTCCCTCGTCGCCGACGGTGTACAGGCTCACCGGGTCCTCGTGCGCTCTGGCGTCTCTGAGGAGTAAGAGCGCGAGGTCCCGCGCGTAATCCAGTTTTCGTTCGCCGGGCCGGCCGACTCCCATCGACGCCCGATGGTCGACGAGGAGCGCAGTCCGCCGCGGCGTTTGCTGTTCGTACTCTCGGACGTGCGGGTGGTTGAGTCGGGCGGTCGCCTTCCAGTCGATGTGTCGCATCTCGTCGCCCGGGACGTACTCGCGTACCCCCGTGGACTCTTGGCCACTCCCGATGTGGATGGTGTCGCGTTCGCCGTACCCTATCGTCAGTTGCTCTCCGCCCGCCCCGACGTGCAACTGCCTCGGCGTACGGGGCTCGATGTGGACCTCGACCGGTTCACCCGCGACGAGCGACTTCGAAAACAGGCCGGACGGGTCGGTCAGTCGTATTTCGGGGCGGCCGAACGTGACCCGACCGGCGACGGTTCCGGACGCCGTCATCGTCGTCGTGGCGCTCCGTTCGCCGCGCGACAGTTCGCACCGCCGTTCGTCGTCGGAGACGCCGGAGACGCTGACAGCCGGGTCACATCGAATCTCCACGTCGAGCGGTGATGGACGGTCGAGCGCGGCTTCCACCGTCACCGCGAACGGTTCGTCCTTCACGACACGCTCGCGCGAACTCGTCTGAGAGACCGAGAGGTCGTTCATCGTCCGTCGCGTCCGCCTATCGAACCGAGACTGGCGCGCGAGGAGCCACGCACCGATGCCCGCGGCGCCCACGAGCGACACCGGCCGGTCGAGGAGGAGTGCGAGAGCGGTCAACGTCCCCCCGAGGGCGACGCTGCCCCAAAATCGGGTCGTGGCGCGCATTCTGTGAATAGTACTCTGCTGGGTGACGTAAATATTGTTGGTACGGCTGACAGGTGGACGCAGTCGGGACGAACGGTGGCGGAGACGTTCAGGATAGGAGAAAGAATAAGTTAAATCTGTCACTCGATATGATACTGTCGTGCCCCGGGATCGAGTACAGGGACGCGTCGTAGCGATCTCCGTCTGTCTGTTAGTGGTACTCTCACTCGTCTACGCTGTGGTTCCCGCCGGTGCCGCGTCGGTCGCCGGGTCAGACGGCGACCGTGGGGTGTTTCCGCAGCAGACCACGGAACGCCCGGAGCAGACGGCTCAGGGGAACAACTCGACCGTCGTCCACGAGAATCCGCGGAACGCGAGCGGTTCGGACGACCTCGAAGACGTAGAGAGGTGGCTCGCCAATCGGATGTCGGGGGCAGTCCTCGACTGCACCGAACAGGTGCGAAACGGTAGCTCCTACGCCTGTCGCCGACTCGACCGAGACTACCCGGAGTGGGCGGGTCGGTACGTCGAAGTACAGAGACAATCCGGCGACACGTCCACCGAGAGAACCGACGAGACCCTCAGCCAAACGCGACAGAACGCAAAGAGATTCGCCGAGCAGGTAGAGACGTTCCGCGAACTCGAAGACGAGTACGAAGAGGCGAAGGCGGAGGGCAACTCCCGACGGGCCCGCGAACTCGCACACCGGCTCGTGGAACAGAGTCGCAGGATAAACCAAACCGGGAACCGCGCCACGAGCAACTACGACGCGTTCTCCAACGAGACCAGCGGTAACCTGTCGGAGGCCAGCGATGCGGTCGTCGAGATAGAGAACGATACCGCTACGACGGCCTCGGCGATTCGCGATGCGGAACTCGTCGCGACCACCCTCTCCGCCGAGGCGACCGAACCGGACGGCTCGTTCAGTTCACCGCTCGTCGTCGAAGGGCAGTTGCTGAGCGAGAACGGGACGCCGGTGTCCAACCGACGGGCGACGTTCGACGTCGGAAACGGAACCGTGGCGACTCAGACGGATGCCCGAGGGCGGTTCTCGTTCGAGTACCGACCCACGACCGAACTCGTCGGCCCGTCGGAGTGGAACGTGACGTACGTCCCGACGAACGCCTCGCTGTACGGCGGGTCGAGAGACCGAATCAGCGTCGACGTGACCGGAGTCGAGGGGACGGTGACCGTGACTAACCGCCCTTCGACGGTCAGGTTCAACGACACTCTCACCGTCTCGGGGCGCGTCGAAGCCGCCGGACGGGGAGTCGACGACGTTCCGGTCGCGGTCTCTCTCGGTGGCGCGCGTCTGGGAACCGTCCGAACGAACGAGACGGGCGGGTACTCGCTCACCACTTCCGTCCCGGTGAACGTCTCCGCGGGTGACGCCCGAACCGTCGCGGAACTACCGTTCGCGGGACGCGCACTCTCTGCGGATAACGCGTCCGCGCCGGTTCGAGTCGAGTCGATGGCGACGAGGCTCACTCTCGACGGCAACCGAACCGGCGGACGCGTCGCCCATATAGAGGGGCAACTGGAGACGGAGGTCGGTTTCGTCGCCGGGCGCGAGGTGGAGATATCCGTCAACGGTTCGACCGTCGGACAGGTCGAGACGGGACCGGACGGCCGCTTCTCGGCGGACGTCGACCTCCCCTCTTCCGTGACCGCCTCGGATACCGCAGTGGTCACGGCGACGTACGCAGGCGCGGGGGAGAACCTCGAATCTGCGAGCGGTCGGGTCGTACTCTCGCCGACGGCATCCGGGGAGTCGGGAGGCCTCGGAGGACTCATCAGCGATCAGATCGACTCGTTGTTCGCTCGGCTGACGGGAGCGCCACCCGAACGCGCCCAAGACGCTTCTCAGGGCGTGACTCGGTTTCTTCCCCTGGCGGCCGTCGTACTGGCAATCCTCGGAATACTCGTTCTCGGATACCTGGTCGCGAGATGGTTCGCGCCGGAGTCGTGGCTCCGGAGACTACTCGGCGACGGCGACTCGGACGGCGGAGAGGTGGTCTCTCCCGAGACCCCCGACCCCGACCCCGTTCCCGCGCAGACGAGCAGAGACGACGCGTCGCTCTTGGCGACCGCCCGCGAACGCCTGTCGAACGGCGACACCGATGCGGCCGTCCTCGCGGGGTACGAAGCGGTACGGAGTCGGCTCTCGGACCGCCTCGACCGCGACTCTCCGATGACGCACTGGGAGCTAGTCCAGTTCTACAGGGCGCGTCTCGCCGCCGAGAACGCGAACGCTCTCCAGCAGTTGACCGAGGCGTACGAGCGCGCCGCCTTCTCGCTGCAGACGAGTTCTGAGGAGACGGCGCAGACGGCGCTCGAGAACGCCGCACGCGTGCTAGAGGAGATAGAGCGACCGTCCGATTCGAGACGGAACTGACCGCCACGCCGCGCCGGTGCGGACGCACCGACCGGTCAGTCGCGCCACGAGCGTTTCACAACGAGACGACGAGGTCGAAGGTGAGGTTCTCCGACCCGGAGGGCGGGGGAGAACCGTAGGTCACCTCGACGGCCGCGTCGGTCTTATCGCTCACCCAGAACGTGCCCGCGGCGTCCGCCGAGGACGGAGTCACCGTCGCGACTCTCGGGGCCGTATCGAGGGGATGGGACAGCGAGAACGTCGTTTTCGACCCGTCACCGCTCGCCGTCGCCGTCGTCGCGGGGAGATTCGGTGCGTGACCCGAAGCGCCGTCCCAGACGGTCTGGGGTACCTCGCCGGTCGTCGTCACGTCGCCCTCCACGCGGGTCGTCCCGTTGTCGAACAGCGCTGTCGGTTCGCCCGCCGTCGAGACGCCCAGGATTCCGCCGTCCTCTCGCCAGAGCCCCGTATCGTTCTGGTTGACGAAGTTATAAGAGGGGTCCTGAACTGTCCCATCGGAGACTTCGACTTCGTTCTTGACGATGAGGGAGTCGTCGACGTAGACATCTCCTTTGTCGCCGTTCTCGTCGGCTTCGATGCGGATGTTCCGTCGCGGGTTCGCTCCGAAGGGTTTGTGAACGACCTCGAGTTCGTTGGTGCTGGAGTTGTACCGGAGGCCCCAGTCGCTCTCCTCGCCGAACGTGACCCAGCGGTTTCCGAACTTCTCGAACCCGTCGACGGTCTCGGAATCCGTCTCCGACGCTTGATTTCCCGACGTCAGTTGCGTCATAGAGCTACATCCCGAGAGGAGCCCGATGATGCCCACTGCGCTGGACCCGGCGAGGAATCCCCGCCTGCTCGATTTCGCCTCCGGTTCGCCGTCATACGTCATCTTTCTGAACCGCCGCGGTAGTCTGGTTCTCTGATCCTGTGTCTATCTGGGGACGCATCGTTTGTACTCCAAATTGAAACCTCACTAACCAAAATCTTTTGTCTACTGGCAGACATCCCAGAAGAGACTACATGACGTATTCGCTGTCGAACTTAAGAGAGGTGCGTGATGATCCTACATTAGCTCTTCGAGAACTCAATCGACTCTACTACACCAGAGGGAGAACGAGAGACTACAACACCGACGCTCCGAACGTCTTCGACGAGGATTGGGACAACCTCCTCATCCTCGACGCGTGTCGACACGACGCGTTCGAACGGGTCCTCCCCGAGTTCGAACTTCCGGGCACGTTCGGTCACCGCTATTCGAGAGGCGCGAGCACCATCGAGTTTCTGAGGGCCAACTTGACCGAACGCGACCTCTCCGATACGGTCTACATCACGGCGACGTCGATGCTCTATCGGCTCATGGTGCTCAACGACGAGATAGACCACAACCTGCACGCCGTCGTCGACGTCTGGGAGGACGCTATCGACGTCGGCGAGTGGGGCGTCCGTCCCGAGCGGATGGCAAAGCGCGTGCAGGAGATTCAACAGGAGTACCCCCAGAAGCGACTCGTCGTCCACTTCATCCAGCCCCACATCCCGTTTATCGGCGAGTTCGGATCCGAACAGTTCGATGACGAACTCGTCTGGCGCAAGATGCGGCAGCGTGGACTCGACGCATCCGACGACGACCTGTGGCGCGCGTACATGGAGAATCTCAGACTCGCCATGCCGAGCGTCGAAGAACTCCTCCACGCACTTCCGGGCCGGTCGGTGGTCACGGCGGACCACGGCCAACTCATCGGCGACCGAGTCTTCCCCGTTCCGTTCAAAGAGTACGGCCATCCGACCGGGATATACTGCGAGGAACTGGTCAAAGTCCCGTGGCACGCCCACGAGAACGGACCGCGAAAGCGCATCGTCGCCGAGAAGTCTACAGGAGACCAATACGAGCGCAAGGACAAAGAAGAGCTGGATTCGAAGGCGGAAGCCCACCTCAGGAACCTCGGCTACCTCCAGTAACGACTGTCTCGTCGGCTGGCGTCACCGTCGCTGACTGTCAGTGTCTCGTCTCCGACCGACAGACTACTTCCCTTCGTCGCCTCCGATCGTTCCCCGCGCCCACGATACCGTCTCGCGAAACGTCCTCAATCCGGGCGCTCCATCGAAGAGCCACACACCGATTGCGACCGCTGTGACCGTCACCTCGAACAGCCGAATTAGCGTCTTTAGGTCCTCCCCCGTGGGGAGATTGGCCGCGGTCCACGACGCCTTGTTGGCGACGACGTATTCGACCGTCGGAGTCACGGTCAGTCGCTCGACTATCCGCTCGGCGGGGGGTGTCAGCGGCCAGATCCAAAACGACACTTCGCGAATATCGGTGACGAGCGCCCCCTGGATGAACTGCTGTGCTCCGTCGAAGAACAGCGCCGAGAGGTAACTCACGCCGAACGCGACGGAGGGGGTTATCTCGCCCCGCCGTCGGTAGACGACCGCGCCGACTATCGCGATTACCGGGAGTCCGAACAGCAACGAGTGACCCAACGCTCGTCCGCTCGGCAGGACACCGACCAACGCGAGCGGTTTGTCGATGAGGTCCGGAAGCTGCGTTCCAAGAAGGACGAGCACCGCCGCGAACTCGCTCGGGGACCGTCGGAGGCGGGCGTGCGAGTAGCTCGTATACAGGAGGTAACCGATCGCTAAGTGAGATGATGGCCACATGGTGCTCAGAGAACTCCTCGTCGGTAGATACGACGCCGAATCAATAAATAATGGCCCCCTCTTCGACCAACAGTCACACGGCTGTTCGCCCGTTTCCGCATCAGTAGAACTAAGTCTGACCTGAATGGTAACCCGTACGTGTTCGGACGGTTACACGAGTGACCGTACGGTCGATGCCTCTCTCGAGGGACGTGTCCACATGAATCTCGCAAAATCGAGCGTCAAACTCGCGGTCGCGAGCGGCGGAAGCGCGGCGATAACGTTCGGCGGCGTAGCCCTCTTCGCGCGGTTGCTCCCGCCGGCGGAACTCGGCGTCTTCTTCCTCTTCGAGGCGCTCTTAGGCATGCTATTCATCCCCGCCGACTTCGGTATCCGCGGCGCGTTGCAAAAGCGGATAAGCGAGGGCTCGAACCCCGGTCAGATGCTGACGACGGCGGTCCTGTTGAAAGCCGTCCCGCTCTCCATCGTCGTGACCGCCATCCTCGTAGCTCGTCCCTGGATAAACGGGTACGTCGGCGAGACCATCGCGGTGTGGCTCGCAGTCGCCATCGTCGGCTACGAACTGTTTCAGCTCGGCATCGACGTTCTCAGCGGCGAGTTGCGCGTGGGCGAGACGGCGGGCATCCGCCTCGCTCAGAAAATCGTCTGGTTAGTCGCCGGATACGTTCTCGTCGAGCAGGGATACGGAGTTCGCGGCCTGATATTCGGACTGATCGCTGGCTACGCGGTCTCATTTCTGTGGGGGATGTACCGCCGGTCGACGCCGTTTCTCCGCCCGACGTTCGGCGAGGCGCACTCGCTCGTTTCCTACTCTCGCTACAACTTCGTTTCGGCGATAAGCGGATACTTCTACAGTTGGATGGACGTCGCTCTCATCGGCCTGTTCTTGACCACCTCTCACGTCAGCACGTACGAGGCCGCGTGGCGGGTGAGCGCAGTCGCCGTGTTGGGGAGTACGGCGATCGCCCAGACCATCTTCCCGCAAGTCAGTCGGTGGGACGCCGACCAAGCGAGAGACCGAATCGAGCGGCTCATTCCGCGGACGGTCCTCCCGTCGCTCATTCTGGTTGTCCCCGCGTTCTTCGGCACGCTGTTGTTCTCCCGAGAGATTCTCGGACTCGTCTTCGGGTCGGAGTACACGGTCGCGTGGCTGGTGCTCATCATCCTGATGGGCGAGAAGATATTCCAAGCAGTTCACAATATCACCGGGCGTTCGCTTCAGGCCATCGACTACCCGAATCTCGCCGCCCGCGCGGCGATTATCGCCATCGCCATCAATCTCGCTTTGAACGTGCCGCTCATCCAGTTGTACGGCATCGCCGGGGCCGCGGTGGCGACCGGCATCTCGTTCGTGGTCAACGCACTCCTCTGCGTCCGCTATCTCTCTCGGTTCATCGACGTTACGATTCCGTGGACGGACCTCGGTTGGGTACTCGCGTCGTCTCTCGGGATGACGCTGGTGCTTCTCGTCGTGCAGTCTACGGTCCGCGTTGACTCTCTCGTCCGACTCGCGTTCGTCATCTGCGTCGGAGTGGTCGCCTACGCCGGATTCGTCCTCGCGTCGCCACCGCTCCGCGAGCAGATACAGCGCAGTGCGCGACTGTTGCGGTCGGACCAACCGCGGACCGACCCGACGAACGGTGACGACTGACGCGACCCTCTCGATCGGAGACCACGCTCGTTCGCGTCACGAGCGGAGAACCCCGTCGTCGCTGTTTACTTGGCGGGTTCCGCCGCCTCTTCGCGCCGAACCTCTCCGCGGTCGATCTGTTTTTTCTCCACGACGCGGTCGCCGAGGACGAGGAGGTCGAGCCCCATCCCGAAGAAGTCCTTGATGGCCTCCGACGGCGTGTTCACGATCGGTTCGCCGTGGTCGTTGAACGAGGTATTCAGGACGACCGGAACGCCGGTGATATCCTCGAACTCGGAGATCAACCGGTGGTACCGGGGGTTCTGGTCCTCT
Proteins encoded in this region:
- a CDS encoding DUF58 domain-containing protein, translated to MRATTRFWGSVALGGTLTALALLLDRPVSLVGAAGIGAWLLARQSRFDRRTRRTMNDLSVSQTSSRERVVKDEPFAVTVEAALDRPSPLDVEIRCDPAVSVSGVSDDERRCELSRGERSATTTMTASGTVAGRVTFGRPEIRLTDPSGLFSKSLVAGEPVEVHIEPRTPRQLHVGAGGEQLTIGYGERDTIHIGSGQESTGVREYVPGDEMRHIDWKATARLNHPHVREYEQQTPRRTALLVDHRASMGVGRPGERKLDYARDLALLLLRDARAHEDPVSLYTVGDEGVTAQQEFGTGTEHYNELRRRLLDLTPTSNPEAADGDQETLTHTARARRLADRFAEGTTPFDRTLRPYVAERDAYVRRLGTQPLFSTVQAHAATLRSSTWTILVTDDSDRAGLRDTVKLARRGDGHVAVFVTPTVLFDGARSADPKSAYRRYREFEQFRQKIANMDGVTAFEVGPGDRIEAILSVGRNASGRPTDGTGRRRAGGVR
- a CDS encoding HEPN domain-containing protein; protein product: MVLSLVYAVVPAGAASVAGSDGDRGVFPQQTTERPEQTAQGNNSTVVHENPRNASGSDDLEDVERWLANRMSGAVLDCTEQVRNGSSYACRRLDRDYPEWAGRYVEVQRQSGDTSTERTDETLSQTRQNAKRFAEQVETFRELEDEYEEAKAEGNSRRARELAHRLVEQSRRINQTGNRATSNYDAFSNETSGNLSEASDAVVEIENDTATTASAIRDAELVATTLSAEATEPDGSFSSPLVVEGQLLSENGTPVSNRRATFDVGNGTVATQTDARGRFSFEYRPTTELVGPSEWNVTYVPTNASLYGGSRDRISVDVTGVEGTVTVTNRPSTVRFNDTLTVSGRVEAAGRGVDDVPVAVSLGGARLGTVRTNETGGYSLTTSVPVNVSAGDARTVAELPFAGRALSADNASAPVRVESMATRLTLDGNRTGGRVAHIEGQLETEVGFVAGREVEISVNGSTVGQVETGPDGRFSADVDLPSSVTASDTAVVTATYAGAGENLESASGRVVLSPTASGESGGLGGLISDQIDSLFARLTGAPPERAQDASQGVTRFLPLAAVVLAILGILVLGYLVARWFAPESWLRRLLGDGDSDGGEVVSPETPDPDPVPAQTSRDDASLLATARERLSNGDTDAAVLAGYEAVRSRLSDRLDRDSPMTHWELVQFYRARLAAENANALQQLTEAYERAAFSLQTSSEETAQTALENAARVLEEIERPSDSRRN
- a CDS encoding metal-dependent hydrolase codes for the protein MWPSSHLAIGYLLYTSYSHARLRRSPSEFAAVLVLLGTQLPDLIDKPLALVGVLPSGRALGHSLLFGLPVIAIVGAVVYRRRGEITPSVAFGVSYLSALFFDGAQQFIQGALVTDIREVSFWIWPLTPPAERIVERLTVTPTVEYVVANKASWTAANLPTGEDLKTLIRLFEVTVTAVAIGVWLFDGAPGLRTFRETVSWARGTIGGDEGK
- a CDS encoding flippase, producing the protein MNLAKSSVKLAVASGGSAAITFGGVALFARLLPPAELGVFFLFEALLGMLFIPADFGIRGALQKRISEGSNPGQMLTTAVLLKAVPLSIVVTAILVARPWINGYVGETIAVWLAVAIVGYELFQLGIDVLSGELRVGETAGIRLAQKIVWLVAGYVLVEQGYGVRGLIFGLIAGYAVSFLWGMYRRSTPFLRPTFGEAHSLVSYSRYNFVSAISGYFYSWMDVALIGLFLTTSHVSTYEAAWRVSAVAVLGSTAIAQTIFPQVSRWDADQARDRIERLIPRTVLPSLILVVPAFFGTLLFSREILGLVFGSEYTVAWLVLIILMGEKIFQAVHNITGRSLQAIDYPNLAARAAIIAIAINLALNVPLIQLYGIAGAAVATGISFVVNALLCVRYLSRFIDVTIPWTDLGWVLASSLGMTLVLLVVQSTVRVDSLVRLAFVICVGVVAYAGFVLASPPLREQIQRSARLLRSDQPRTDPTNGDD